One window of Mauremys reevesii isolate NIE-2019 linkage group 4, ASM1616193v1, whole genome shotgun sequence genomic DNA carries:
- the OLFML1 gene encoding olfactomedin-like protein 1, with product MVILQLRFLLVSFFTSIVGEAQYVMQDAVLMHYIDRRFLSLESRLEKCNQDILDYVQEFHDFSRRMISRLEGLKVYKAEFKNEVAHLLTRVERAQRDIDYFESTRESTACVEVDEDLVEKQLNEDAEEKRKVKLMLNASCDNMLAGIKSIKIVKKTGDMHGSWMTDPGKDHLKIYFLSGSKNNVILEFANIRAFTERNHKLTPRRVNLPSSWQGTGHVMYNGFLFYHIYGSLNEIVKYNIQRRKVTDRMLLPGAGQISAYELFPDTKIDLAIDEQGLWAIHAEPDTSGNLVITKINHMTMTVEHTWDTSCNSKNAEAAFLMCGTLYVVYNSPSGGTSRIKCVYDILDTINTYEIPVLPFPKRQGSHSMIHYNPKEKQLFAWANGSQILYKLQTKQKV from the exons ATGGTAATCTTGCAACTCAGATTTTTATTAGTTTCATTTTTCACAAGTATCGTGGGAGAGGCCCAATATGTAATGCAAGATGCAGTACTAATGCATTACATCGACCGGCGTTTTCTATCTTTAGAG AGCAGACTGGAAAAATGCAACCAAGATATACTGGATTATGTACAAGaattccatgacttttcaaggaGGATGATATCGCGCCTGGAGGGGCTGAAAGTTTATAAGGCTGAGTTTAAAAATGAAGTGGCGCATTTGCTAACAAGAGTTGAAAGAGCACAAAGGGACATTGACTATTTTGAATCAACAAGAGAATCTACTGCCTGTGTAGAAGTAGATGAAGACCTGGTGGAAAAGCAGCTAAATGAAGACgcagaagaaaaaaggaaagtcAAGCTCATGCTTAATGCAA GCTGTGACAACATGCTTGCAGGTATCAAGTCCATAAAGATAGTTAAGAAGACTGGAGATATGCATGGCTCTTGGATGACAGATCCAGGCAAAGACCATCTGAAGATTTATTTCTTAAGTGGATCCAAGAATAATGTTATTTTGGAATTTGCAAATATTCGGGCATTCACGGAAAGGAATCATAAGCTAACACCACGGAGAGTTAACCTGCCATCTTCCTGGCAGGGAACTGGCCATGTTATGTATAATGGTTTCCTGTTTTATCACATATATGGCTCCTTAAATGAGATAGTTAAATATAACATCCAGAGAAGAAAGGTAACTGATAGAATGCTCCTGCCAGGTGCTGGACAGATTTCTGCCTATGAACTGTTTCCTGATACTAAAATAGATCTTGCTATTGATGAACAAGGACTGTGGGCAATCCATGCAGAGCCAGACACGAGTGGAAACCTCGTCATCACTAAAATCAACCATATGACTATGACTGTGGAGCATACTTGGGACACATCATGCAATAGCAAGAATGCTGAAGCAGCTTTCCTGATGTGTGGCACCCTCTATGTTGTGTATAACTCTCCTAGTGGAGGCACATCTCGGATCAAATGTGTGTACGATATCTTAGACACTATAAATACTTATGAAATCCCCGTGTTACCTTTCCCCAAACGTCAGGGTAGCCATTCCATGATACATTATAACCCCAAAGAAAAGCAGTTATTTGCCTGGGCTAATGGATCCCAGATCCTTTACAAACTTCAAACAAAGCAAAAAGTTTAA